Proteins found in one Gammaproteobacteria bacterium genomic segment:
- a CDS encoding DUF6498-containing protein, producing the protein MINLVKLSPSSLTLILGNLVPIVGVLFFDWQLFPLILLYWLENIVIGVFNAFKMLTCSGPENFLNRIFMTLFFSFHYGMFCFGHGTFIVDLFGGSSESIPDALQMIFHNGLQWALIALVASHAFSFLNNYLIKGELKQLSVSEVMFLPYKRIIVLHVFIVIGGVVLQTFGVTQAGLVILALVKIVADFMAHRIEHE; encoded by the coding sequence GTGATTAATCTCGTCAAGCTAAGCCCTTCGTCGCTTACGCTTATATTAGGCAATTTAGTACCAATTGTCGGTGTGCTATTTTTTGACTGGCAATTATTCCCTTTGATTTTGTTGTATTGGCTAGAAAATATTGTAATAGGAGTTTTTAATGCATTTAAAATGCTTACTTGTTCAGGCCCTGAAAATTTTCTAAATAGAATCTTTATGACGCTGTTTTTTTCTTTTCATTACGGCATGTTTTGCTTTGGTCATGGGACATTTATAGTTGATTTATTTGGCGGTAGTTCAGAGTCTATTCCAGATGCGCTACAAATGATTTTTCATAATGGTCTTCAGTGGGCACTGATAGCTTTAGTGGCTAGCCATGCATTTTCTTTTCTAAATAATTATTTGATTAAAGGAGAGCTGAAACAGTTGTCTGTTTCAGAAGTAATGTTCTTGCCTTATAAAAGAATTATTGTTCTTCACGTGTTTATTGTGATTGGTGGCGTGGTATTGCAAACATTCGGCGTAACTCAGGCGGGGCTAGTAATTCTAGCGTTAGTTAAAATAGTTGCAGATTTTATGGCTCATAGAATAGAGCATGAATAG
- the lipA gene encoding lipoyl synthase, producing MSPTNKQRGEDKVSRIPIKIVPSETILRKPEWIRIKVTNSESVTALKKTIKDNGLYTVCEEASCPNLNECYGHGTATFMILGDLCTRRCPFCDVAHGRPLPPDDHEPVKLAETIQLMNLKYVVITSVDRDDLKDGGASHFQQCIKQVRIVNPSIKIEVLVPDFRGRMEKALSALQPSLPDVFNHNLETVPRLYKQARPGSDYQWSLKLIQEFKQANPCIPTKSGMMLGLGEELDEVREVMRDLRSHDCDMLTLGQYLQPSKHHLPVIRYVTPAEFNQLRDDALKMGFSNVASGPMVRSSYHADQQAAGGN from the coding sequence ATGAGCCCAACGAACAAACAGCGCGGTGAAGATAAAGTTTCACGCATACCGATAAAAATCGTGCCCAGTGAAACAATATTACGCAAGCCAGAATGGATTCGAATAAAAGTAACAAATTCTGAAAGTGTTACGGCATTAAAGAAAACAATTAAAGATAATGGCTTGTATACTGTATGTGAGGAAGCATCATGCCCTAATCTTAACGAATGCTATGGTCATGGGACAGCAACTTTTATGATACTGGGCGATTTGTGCACGCGTCGTTGTCCATTCTGCGATGTTGCTCACGGGCGTCCCTTGCCACCAGATGATCATGAGCCAGTTAAGCTGGCTGAGACTATTCAGCTGATGAATTTAAAATACGTTGTGATTACTTCGGTTGATCGTGATGACTTAAAAGATGGTGGGGCCAGCCATTTTCAGCAATGTATTAAACAAGTACGCATTGTTAATCCTAGTATTAAGATCGAAGTATTAGTGCCAGACTTTCGCGGACGTATGGAAAAAGCGTTGTCAGCATTGCAACCTTCGTTGCCAGATGTGTTTAATCATAATTTGGAAACTGTTCCACGCCTTTATAAGCAAGCGCGTCCAGGATCTGATTATCAATGGTCACTAAAATTAATCCAAGAATTTAAACAAGCGAATCCTTGCATCCCTACAAAGTCGGGAATGATGTTGGGTTTGGGTGAGGAGTTAGATGAGGTGCGAGAGGTAATGCGTGATTTGCGGTCACATGATTGCGACATGTTAACTTTAGGTCAGTATTTGCAACCATCTAAACATCACTTGCCAGTGATTCGTTATGTTACACCAGCCGAATTTAATCAGTTGCGAGATGATGCATTGAAGATGGGTTTTTCAAATGTCGCTAGTGGGCCTATGGTACGTTCTTCATATCATGCTGATCAGCAAGCCGCTGGAGGTAATTAA
- the lipB gene encoding lipoyl(octanoyl) transferase LipB, with protein MSAVLTMKQPIIRHLGMCDYIDIHTRMREFTDGRIENTQDEIWFVQHWPVFTLGRNGNKTNILTDFDIAVIHSDRGGDITYHGPGQLIVYCLIDLKRLQLGVKTLVYGLEQIVIQYLSTFDVVGERINSAPGVYVGGDKLASLGLRVRHGCSFHGLAINVDMDQTPFSYINPCGLKGMQVTQLSEFAIHQSCDQVALSLSKLIIQQFYK; from the coding sequence ATGAGCGCTGTATTAACAATGAAGCAACCGATAATTAGACATCTTGGAATGTGTGATTATATAGATATTCATACTCGCATGCGCGAATTTACCGATGGTCGTATTGAAAACACACAAGATGAAATTTGGTTTGTTCAGCATTGGCCTGTATTTACTCTGGGTCGTAATGGAAATAAGACTAACATATTGACCGATTTTGATATTGCTGTAATACATTCTGATAGGGGGGGAGATATTACTTATCATGGTCCGGGACAATTAATAGTGTATTGCTTAATTGATTTGAAGCGACTTCAATTAGGGGTTAAAACGTTAGTGTATGGCTTGGAACAGATTGTCATACAATATTTGTCAACTTTTGATGTAGTAGGTGAGCGAATTAATTCTGCACCAGGCGTTTATGTTGGAGGTGATAAGTTGGCTTCACTTGGCCTGCGTGTTCGTCACGGTTGTTCATTTCATGGTTTGGCGATAAATGTAGATATGGATCAAACGCCTTTTAGCTATATAAATCCATGTGGATTAAAAGGAATGCAAGTCACTCAGTTATCTGAATTTGCTATACATCAAAGCTGTGATCAGGTAGCGTTGAGTTTATCAAAATTAATCATTCAGCAATTCTATAAATAA